The bacterium genome has a segment encoding these proteins:
- a CDS encoding class IV adenylate cyclase produces the protein MPKANIEIKARCGDLVAARSRAEAVATRWVGVERQVDTYFCTRNGRLKLRESSRSGGQLIPYLRPDLEGPKRSDYQLVPVPEPEETRRLLRALLGVHKVVRKEREIALVGNVRIHLDRVEGLGTFLELEAVFDASPEAEAEERKKVDRLMEELGIRTEDLIDTSYEAMVETTE, from the coding sequence ATGCCGAAAGCCAACATCGAGATCAAGGCGCGTTGTGGGGATCTGGTCGCTGCTCGGTCACGGGCGGAGGCCGTGGCTACGCGCTGGGTAGGCGTGGAACGACAAGTGGATACCTACTTCTGCACGCGAAATGGCCGTCTGAAGCTTCGCGAGTCTTCCCGCTCAGGGGGGCAGCTGATCCCCTACCTGCGCCCGGATCTGGAAGGCCCCAAGCGCTCGGACTACCAGTTGGTGCCGGTTCCGGAACCGGAGGAGACGAGGCGTCTGCTCCGTGCCCTTCTGGGGGTTCACAAGGTGGTGCGAAAAGAGCGGGAGATCGCGTTGGTCGGGAACGTGCGAATCCATCTCGACCGGGTCGAGGGATTGGGGACGTTTCTCGAACTCGAGGCCGTCTTCGATGCGAGCCCGGAGGCCGAGGCCGAGGAGCGCAAGAAAGTCGATCGATTGATGGAAGAGCTCGGCATCCGCACAGAAGATCTGATCGATACTTCCTATGAGGCGATGGTGGAGACGACGGAATGA
- a CDS encoding GFA family protein, which produces MLEGSCACGRIRYEIRGDLLGPVTYCHCWRCRKHSGSSFGTTAGVETSDFAVVLGDELLAHWESSPGVRRFFASCCGSPIFKREDAVPQVLGFRLGTLDSDPSCRVEQHFRVGSRAPWIEIRDSLPQETSGIPFGERD; this is translated from the coding sequence ATGCTCGAGGGTTCCTGTGCATGCGGTCGCATTCGCTACGAGATCCGCGGAGACCTTCTTGGCCCGGTGACATACTGCCATTGCTGGCGATGCCGCAAGCATTCGGGTTCGAGCTTCGGAACCACGGCCGGCGTCGAGACCTCGGACTTCGCTGTCGTTCTGGGAGATGAGCTTCTCGCTCACTGGGAATCCAGCCCCGGCGTGAGGCGTTTCTTCGCTTCTTGTTGCGGCTCTCCGATCTTCAAGCGGGAAGACGCCGTGCCCCAGGTTCTCGGATTTCGTCTCGGTACGCTCGATTCGGATCCCTCCTGCCGGGTCGAACAGCATTTCAGGGTCGGTTCGAGGGCACCATGGATAGAGATCAGGGACTCTCTTCCGCAGGAGACCAGCGGCATCCCCTTCGGTGAACGCGACTAG